Genomic DNA from Klebsiella variicola:
CCGCCGCCGTTTTTTACAGCTCAGCGGCGGCCTGGCGCTGGCCGGGGTCTCTCTGCCGCTGTGGGCTCACGATATGGCGGACATGGCCAGCGGCGATGCCCATCCGGCGCTGCGCCTGCCAGAGCCCTACAAGATCAAGCTGGCGATCAATAAAAGCGCGGTATGCCTTGCGCCGGTCGCCGTCGCCGAGCAGCAGAAGATTTTCAGTAAATATAACCTCGACGTTGAGTTTGTTAACTTCGGCAACTCCACCGATGTACTGCTGGAGGCGATCGCCACCGGTAAGGCCGACGCCGGGGTGGGGATGGCGCTGCGCTGGCTGAAGGCGCTGGAGCAGGGCTTTGACGTCAAGCTCACCGCCGGAACCCACGGCGGCTGTCTGAACCTGCTGACGGCCAAAGACTCGCCGTTCGGCGGCCTCGAGAGCCTGAAGGGACAAACCATCGGCGTCACTGATATGGCCGGGCCGGATAAAAACTTCTTCGCCATTCTGCTTAAGCGCCACGGTATCGACCCGATCAGCGACGTGCAGTGGAAAGTCTACCCGGCGGATCTGCTCAGCGTGGCGCTGGACAAGCGCGAAATCGCCGCCATCAGCGGCAGCGAGCCATTCAGCTATCGTCTGCTGGAGACCGGCAAGTATCAGCTGATCGCCAGCAATATGACCGGGGATTATGCCAACCTCAGCTGCTGCGTGCTGGGGGTGAGCGGGAGCCTGGCGCGGGACCATAAACCGGCCGCCGCCGCGCTCACCCAGGCGATCCTTGAGGCGCACAGCTATGCCGCTGCGCATCCGGAAAGCGTGGCGCAATCCTTCCTCGCCCATGCCCTGAACACCAGTGAAGCGGAGGTGAGCGGCATCCTGCACGGGCAGGGCCACGGCCATCATGCGGTGGGCGAAGCATTCGTGAAAGAGCTGACGCAGTACGCGGTCGACCTGCAGCGGGTGCAGGTGATCAAGCCGGGTACCGATCCCCATCAGTTCGCGGAGAGTATCTATGCCAACGTATTCGCCTGAGCAGGCTCTGGCGCGCCCCACCGGCCGCGCGCCGCTATGGGGAGAA
This window encodes:
- a CDS encoding ABC transporter substrate-binding protein produces the protein MTRNTFSRRRFLQLSGGLALAGVSLPLWAHDMADMASGDAHPALRLPEPYKIKLAINKSAVCLAPVAVAEQQKIFSKYNLDVEFVNFGNSTDVLLEAIATGKADAGVGMALRWLKALEQGFDVKLTAGTHGGCLNLLTAKDSPFGGLESLKGQTIGVTDMAGPDKNFFAILLKRHGIDPISDVQWKVYPADLLSVALDKREIAAISGSEPFSYRLLETGKYQLIASNMTGDYANLSCCVLGVSGSLARDHKPAAAALTQAILEAHSYAAAHPESVAQSFLAHALNTSEAEVSGILHGQGHGHHAVGEAFVKELTQYAVDLQRVQVIKPGTDPHQFAESIYANVFA